The following proteins are encoded in a genomic region of Streptomyces lunaelactis:
- a CDS encoding ABC transporter substrate-binding protein, with amino-acid sequence MSTRTRKTAAALAATAAISLFAPACTGSNETAANDDPNKDVTINFWHGWSAPSEVKAIQDNVARFEKAHPNIKVKVTANITDAKIQQALRAGGSKAPDVVSSFTTDSVGKFCTSGSFVDLKPFLDKSKIDPAKVFPKTLLDYTQFNGNQCTLPLLNDAYGLYYNKDAFKAAGITAPPKTWSEFEKAAEKLTKPKGDSYSQLGFMPTYHGYETTPMHYASQWGPTYFDAAGKSNVAKDPAFSNMLTFQKGLIDKLGGFKKLEKYRNTFGDEWGAKHPFHTGQVAMQLDGEWRLGMAKEAGATFEIGTAPMPVADDQAAEYGKGYLSGTIMGIAATSQKQNAAWELLKYMTTDTDAVVAFSNAIHNVPSTLEALKSPKLKIEPGFETFIEIAQHPKSNTTPAQADGGAYQVTFQDFGYQVEKGSVKDLKAGLEKTAQQIDTDIAKAK; translated from the coding sequence ATGTCCACACGCACCCGGAAGACGGCCGCCGCGCTCGCCGCGACCGCCGCGATATCCCTGTTCGCCCCGGCCTGTACGGGGTCGAACGAAACCGCCGCCAACGACGACCCCAACAAGGACGTCACGATCAACTTCTGGCACGGCTGGAGCGCCCCCAGCGAGGTGAAGGCGATCCAGGACAACGTCGCCCGCTTCGAGAAGGCGCACCCGAACATCAAGGTGAAGGTCACCGCCAACATCACCGACGCCAAGATCCAGCAGGCGCTGCGGGCCGGCGGCTCCAAGGCTCCCGACGTGGTGTCGTCGTTCACCACCGACAGCGTCGGCAAGTTCTGCACCTCCGGCTCGTTCGTCGACCTCAAGCCGTTCCTGGACAAGTCGAAGATCGACCCGGCGAAGGTCTTCCCGAAGACACTGCTCGACTACACGCAGTTCAACGGCAACCAGTGCACGCTGCCGCTGCTGAACGACGCGTACGGGCTCTACTACAACAAGGACGCCTTCAAGGCCGCCGGGATCACGGCCCCGCCGAAGACATGGAGCGAGTTCGAGAAGGCCGCCGAGAAGCTGACCAAGCCCAAGGGCGACAGCTACTCGCAGCTCGGCTTCATGCCGACCTACCACGGCTACGAGACGACCCCGATGCACTACGCCTCCCAGTGGGGGCCGACGTACTTCGACGCCGCCGGCAAGTCCAACGTCGCCAAGGACCCCGCCTTCTCGAACATGCTCACCTTCCAGAAGGGCCTGATCGACAAGCTCGGCGGCTTCAAGAAGCTCGAGAAGTACCGCAACACCTTCGGCGACGAGTGGGGCGCCAAGCACCCCTTCCACACCGGCCAGGTCGCCATGCAGCTCGACGGTGAGTGGCGGCTCGGGATGGCCAAGGAGGCCGGTGCCACGTTCGAGATCGGCACCGCGCCGATGCCCGTCGCCGACGACCAGGCCGCCGAGTACGGCAAGGGCTACCTGTCCGGCACGATCATGGGCATCGCGGCCACCAGCCAGAAGCAGAACGCCGCGTGGGAGCTGCTGAAGTACATGACCACGGACACCGACGCGGTCGTCGCCTTCTCCAACGCGATCCACAACGTGCCCTCCACGCTGGAGGCGCTCAAGTCGCCGAAGCTGAAGATCGAGCCCGGCTTCGAGACCTTCATCGAGATCGCGCAGCACCCGAAGTCGAACACCACCCCGGCGCAGGCCGACGGCGGCGCGTACCAGGTGACGTTCCAGGACTTCGGCTACCAGGTCGAGAAGGGCTCCGTGAAGGATCTCAAGGCCGGTCTGGAGAAGACCGCCCAGCAGATCGACACGGACATCGCGAAGGCGAAGTAG
- a CDS encoding ROK family transcriptional regulator: protein MNDRAALDLLLELGPLSRTKIGKLTGLSKPTASQLLARLESAGLVVATGTTEGRPGPNAQLYAVNARAAFAAGLDVTPQRIRAAVADITGATVGEFELPTPGRRAESVVRQVTEALDGAVKAAGITRSDVHRLVIGTPGAFDPSTGRLRYASHLPGWHSPTLLDELAAVLPMPVEYENDVNLAAVAEQRLGAAHGHQNFVLLWNEEGLGAALVIGGRLHRGSTGGAGEVGFLPVPGTPLVRQVTKANSGGFQELAGAQALPRLARELGIEGVGHGPHVEVAAALVSRAAGADSGPYRQLLDAYATGLATGLASMVAVLDPELVVLSGEVIAAGGEPLRERVQAELTELAASRPRLVLGSVREHPVLRGALESALATTRDEVFDTSR, encoded by the coding sequence ATGAACGACCGGGCCGCGCTCGACCTGTTGCTCGAGCTCGGGCCCCTGTCCCGCACCAAGATAGGGAAGCTGACCGGCCTCTCCAAGCCCACCGCCTCGCAGCTGCTCGCGCGGCTGGAGTCCGCCGGGCTGGTCGTCGCCACCGGGACCACCGAGGGGCGGCCCGGGCCCAACGCCCAGTTGTACGCCGTCAACGCGCGGGCCGCCTTCGCCGCCGGGCTCGATGTGACTCCGCAGCGCATCCGCGCCGCCGTCGCCGACATCACCGGCGCCACCGTCGGCGAGTTCGAGCTGCCGACGCCCGGGCGGCGCGCCGAGAGTGTCGTACGGCAGGTCACCGAGGCGCTCGACGGGGCCGTGAAGGCCGCCGGGATCACCCGCTCCGATGTGCACCGGCTCGTCATCGGTACGCCCGGTGCCTTCGATCCCTCCACCGGGCGGCTGCGGTACGCGTCCCATCTGCCCGGCTGGCACTCCCCCACGCTGCTCGACGAGTTGGCCGCCGTGCTGCCGATGCCCGTCGAGTACGAGAACGACGTCAACCTGGCCGCCGTCGCCGAGCAGCGACTGGGCGCCGCGCACGGGCATCAGAACTTCGTGCTGCTCTGGAACGAGGAGGGCCTCGGCGCCGCCCTCGTCATCGGTGGCCGGCTGCACCGCGGGTCCACCGGCGGTGCCGGTGAGGTCGGTTTCCTGCCGGTGCCCGGCACTCCGCTGGTGCGCCAGGTCACCAAGGCCAACAGCGGCGGCTTCCAGGAACTGGCCGGTGCGCAGGCACTGCCCCGGCTGGCGCGGGAGCTCGGCATCGAGGGCGTCGGGCACGGTCCGCACGTCGAGGTCGCCGCCGCTCTCGTCTCCCGGGCGGCCGGCGCCGACTCGGGGCCGTACCGCCAACTGCTCGACGCGTACGCCACCGGCCTCGCGACCGGTCTCGCCTCCATGGTCGCCGTCCTCGATCCCGAACTCGTCGTCCTGTCCGGCGAGGTGATCGCCGCCGGCGGGGAGCCGCTGCGCGAACGCGTACAGGCGGAGCTCACCGAACTGGCCGCTTCCCGGCCCCGTCTCGTACTCGGTTCCGTACGGGAACACCCGGTCCTGCGCGGGGCGTTGGAGAGCGCCCTGGCCACCACGCGGGACGAAGTCTTCGACACCTCACGCTGA